The Pygocentrus nattereri isolate fPygNat1 chromosome 17, fPygNat1.pri, whole genome shotgun sequence genome window below encodes:
- the LOC108431158 gene encoding zinc finger protein 124-like isoform X1: MPAECSVPGCDKYEEARAKGVIFHRFPEKDVELCKRWLAAIGRDVNTPQKNYVYLRVCSQHFTPDDYERDLKAELMGCRPKLVVKKTAIPSLLIRKKKAAVTREPGILHSVGISPKVEVSEDPAYDELEVTLSSDDLLSDSESPEEEDTKKKKHKSKKNHSSDEWEPPAHEAAKDSDNSEMSVDEEESDDSDGLENDGSMPVVGCEDCDTEARLQCSLLRHQKLFACSQCVSAENMGTRCLDKLLVRFTDYQSFQVHAEEEHGLTTKRVLCQECGVFYVKPTEANGKKEHVCEYKTKHLVCPNCDKRFRTEKGLKAHTRKLHGDTMHPCKYCLMPFRNRPAKLEHEETHPKEDKPYLCPDCPEKFRNIVKRNRHMRSHRGPWKYLCKTCGKGFPHLDRLERHELIHSGIKPFRCEVCERSFTQEGHLKSHMRLHTGEKPYKCKLCEKSFTHNVSLKSHVLRYHSSITAAPPHPPPHPPPPPPAQGVQENSIPKARKKSQGRPKGRPKRVLANEEQENGGNHQLS, from the exons ATGCCTGCAGAGTGTAGCGTCCCCGGGTGCGATAAATACGAAGAGGCGAGAGCCAAAGGCGTTATTTTTCACCGTTTTCCCGAGAAAGACGTCGAGCTGTGTAAGAGGTGGCTGGCGGCCATAGGCAGGGATGTAAACACGCCGCAGAAGAACTACGTGTACCTGCGCGTGTGCAGCCAGCACTTCACACCCGACGACTACGAGCGGGACCTGAAAGCCGAGCTCATGGGGTGTCGGCCCAAGCTGGTAGTGAAGAAAACGGCCATCCCGTCTTTATTGATCAGGAAAAAGAAAGCAGCCGTGACGAGGGAGCCTGGG attcTGCACTCTGTGGGTATCTCCCCCAAGGTGGAGGTCTCAGAAGACCCAGCGTAT GATGAGCTGGAAGTCACCTTATCATCTGATGATTTACTAAGTGATTCGGAAAGTCCAGAGGAAGAGGAcacgaagaagaagaagcacaaGAGCAAAAAGAACCACAGCTCAGACGAGTGGGAGCCCCCTGCACACGAAGCCGCCAAGGATTCCGACAACTCCGAAATGTCCGTGGATGAGGAAGAGTCCGACGACTCTGATGGCCTGGAGAACGATGGCAGTATGCCGGTGGTGGGCTGTGAAGATTGTGACACGGAAGCCAGGCTGCAGTGTTCGTTACTGCGGCACCAAAAACTTTTCGCTTGTTCCCAGTGTGTCTCTGCCGAAAACATGGGCACTCGCTGCCTTGACAAGCTGCTCGTCCGCTTCACCGATTACCAGAGCTTTCAGGTTCATGCCGAGGAGGAACACGGACTCACCACCAAACGTGTGCTGTGTCAGGAGTGCGGCGTCTTCTACGTGAAACCCACCGAGGCGAACGGCAAGAAAGAGCATGTGTGCGAGTACAAGACGAAGCACCTCGTCTGTCCGAACTGCGACAAAAGGTTCCGGACCGAGAAGGGCCTGAAAGCGCATACACGGAAACTTCATGGCGACACGATGCACCCCTGCAAGTACTGCTTGATGCCTTTCCGGAACCGGCCTGCCAAATTGGAGCACGAGGAGACCCACCCAAAAGAGGACAAGCCGTACCTGTGCCCAGATTGCCCCGAGAAATTCCGCAACATCGTGAAGCGGAATCGTCACATGAGATCCCACCGAGGCCCTTGGAAGTACTTGTGCAAGACATGCGGAAAGGGTTTCCCTCACCTGGACAGGTTGGAGAGGCACGAACTGATCCACTCCGGCATAAAGCCTTTCAGATGCGAGGTGTGCGAGCGCTCCTTCACCCAGGAGGGCCATCTCAAGTCCCACATGCGTCTCCACACGGGAGAAAAGCCCTACAAGTGTAAGCTCTGCGAAAAGAGCTTCACCCACAACGTCAGCCTCAAAAGCCACGTCTTGCGCTACCACAGCTCTATAACAGCTGcccctcctcatcctcctcctcatcctcctcctcctcctcctgctcaaGGTGTGCAAGAAAACTCCATCCCGAAAGCAAGGAAGAAGTCCCAGGGCAGGCCCAAGGGTCGCCCCAAACGAGTTTTGGCCAACGAAGAGCAGGAAAACGGTGGAAACCACCAGTTGTCTTAA